A genomic window from Cupriavidus basilensis includes:
- a CDS encoding UvrD-helicase domain-containing protein — MTSRLGSPDTQADVDVRDCLGQAPPRSFVMVAGAGSGKTTSLIKALAHLRETRGKALRRAGQQIACITYTEVAVGEISADVGVTPLFHISTIHSFLWSVVRSFQSDIAAWVVSRIEEKIAEKRAHYDKPGTRAATKMRLDQEIVGLEAELEAVGRVEKFTYGTGSRYSEGILGHDDILKLTPACVEKHHLLREIVARRFPYIFVDESQDTQPAVIQALRQIASEQPLCVGFFGDPMQKIYGTGAGAIELLPGWGEITKPENFRCPTSVLGVINAVRAPGDGLVQTRGRTVTVDGEEQSVVGTVNIFILPSDDQRTARLGAVRAWLAAQTGDGLWTSDMRDGDVRLLVLVHRMAAKRLGFASLYSALNDHAPQSLSEGIADGSAWPLRPFVQQLLPLIVASRAGDQFTIMSILRADSPCLEPERLRGQAVAPVLVALQHAIEQLATLLADGSAATARDVLRHVRDTELVALDDRFAAHLMDDPVDDGAEGFGNVAAFLECNVGELWAHRKYILEESPFATHHGVKGAQFERVLVVLDDEEASYNQYSYGKYLGYAPLSDTDKANIAEGKESVLDRTRRLFYVCCSRAVKDLAVVLFAADVAAARSAVVDAKLFPAASHHGVEQLG; from the coding sequence ATGACAAGCCGCCTCGGCAGTCCCGACACTCAAGCCGACGTCGATGTCCGCGACTGTCTCGGTCAGGCGCCGCCGCGCTCGTTCGTGATGGTGGCAGGCGCGGGGTCGGGAAAAACCACATCGCTGATCAAAGCGCTCGCGCATCTCCGTGAAACGCGCGGAAAGGCGCTACGGCGTGCGGGCCAGCAGATCGCCTGCATCACTTACACCGAAGTCGCGGTCGGCGAGATCTCCGCCGACGTAGGCGTTACCCCGCTATTTCATATCTCGACCATTCACAGCTTCCTGTGGTCGGTTGTTCGCTCGTTCCAGTCAGACATTGCTGCCTGGGTCGTCAGCCGTATTGAGGAGAAGATCGCCGAGAAGCGCGCCCATTACGACAAGCCTGGTACACGGGCCGCGACCAAGATGAGGCTCGATCAGGAGATCGTCGGCCTCGAAGCCGAGCTCGAGGCGGTAGGTCGGGTCGAGAAGTTCACCTACGGAACGGGCAGCCGTTACTCCGAAGGCATTCTCGGCCATGACGACATCCTTAAGTTGACCCCGGCCTGCGTCGAGAAGCACCATTTGCTACGCGAAATCGTGGCGCGGCGATTTCCCTATATTTTCGTCGACGAGAGTCAGGACACTCAGCCCGCCGTCATCCAAGCGCTCCGGCAGATCGCCAGCGAGCAGCCCCTCTGCGTCGGCTTTTTCGGCGACCCGATGCAGAAGATCTACGGTACCGGAGCCGGTGCGATCGAGCTGCTTCCCGGCTGGGGCGAGATAACCAAGCCGGAAAACTTCCGCTGCCCGACCTCGGTCCTCGGCGTGATCAACGCTGTGCGTGCGCCGGGCGATGGTCTAGTCCAGACCCGTGGCCGCACCGTGACCGTGGATGGGGAAGAGCAGTCCGTGGTCGGCACAGTCAACATTTTCATCCTGCCAAGTGATGATCAAAGGACCGCTCGTCTCGGTGCAGTACGAGCCTGGCTGGCCGCGCAAACCGGCGACGGTTTGTGGACCAGTGACATGCGCGACGGCGATGTCCGGTTGCTGGTGCTCGTGCATCGCATGGCCGCCAAGCGGCTCGGCTTTGCTTCGCTCTACTCGGCTCTAAACGATCACGCGCCGCAGAGCCTGAGCGAAGGCATTGCCGACGGTTCGGCCTGGCCTCTTCGGCCGTTCGTTCAGCAACTGCTGCCGCTGATCGTCGCATCGCGTGCAGGTGACCAGTTCACGATCATGTCGATCCTTCGCGCAGACAGTCCCTGCCTGGAACCAGAACGGCTGCGCGGGCAGGCAGTGGCTCCCGTCCTCGTCGCCCTTCAGCACGCAATCGAGCAACTGGCCACGCTGCTGGCCGACGGGTCAGCAGCGACGGCCCGCGACGTCCTCCGGCACGTCCGGGACACCGAGCTGGTGGCTCTCGATGACCGCTTCGCCGCGCATCTCATGGACGACCCGGTCGACGATGGGGCGGAGGGCTTTGGCAATGTCGCGGCGTTCCTTGAATGCAATGTCGGCGAACTCTGGGCCCACCGTAAATATATCCTCGAAGAGTCGCCGTTCGCGACCCATCACGGCGTCAAGGGCGCGCAGTTCGAGCGCGTGCTCGTGGTACTCGACGATGAGGAGGCATCCTACAACCAATACTCCTACGGCAAATATCTCGGCTACGCGCCCCTGTCCGACACTGACAAAGCGAATATCGCGGAAGGAAAGGAGTCGGTGCTCGACCGCACGAGGCGGCTATTTTACGTCTGCTGCTCTCGTGCGGTGAAGGACTTGGCAGTCGTGCTGTTCGCTGCTGATGTAGCGGCGGCACGATCTGCCGTGGTCGATGCCAAACTGTTTCCGGCCGCTTCGCATCATGGAGTTGAGCAGCTCGGCTAA
- a CDS encoding ATP-dependent nuclease — translation MHLKKLAVRNFRRLRDVMIDLASDISIFVGANNSGKTSVGHVLQLFTERGRFSVYDFSADQWPQIVAYGEGDANARLPTIEVDIWLEISADDIHRVVDLLPSLAWEGSLVGMRVVFAPIDSDATRARYAEARQRALEAVAGGEGPAFDPSPRNLQDYLRDRLNDEYELRHFVLDPTRFDANMVAQQDYDPMPLTGRDRSGRDILNGLLRIDFLHAQRHLADAPGSTRAETLSRVLSRFYERNLEQRGEDLAALRALAESEVSLNEHLEQVFEPTLQRLAQLGYPGLSNPRLVIRSALDPASIMSSPHGARVHYALGPDDGAPEPPTLPDSYNGLGFKNLIFMVVELLDLHAQWLAIEDNRPPVHLIFIEEPEAHLHAQLQQAFIRKVMSILALGAEDRTHYTSQVVVTTHSTHILYERGFRPIRYFRRSRAEHVSTSAVLNMSVFYDATDHDVRTFLERYLKLSHCDLFFADGAVLVEGNVERLLLPQMIANAAPRLQSTYLTVLEIGGAFGYRFKTLIEFLGLTALIITDLDSVFGPPAPAAGAVENGADAGAPAVGDNGAELKEEDDDDEDAEAGAGAEGKPGKVCVASHPGAVTSNQTLRQWLPRCGTVAMLWEATDDQKTQARSENSEAIVRVAYQCRTNVTWAGETQALAGRTLEEAFALENLAWCQDIARKPLQLRIARSDNKDLAELTRRIHRRVQAKSFSKTDFALALLAEDPTQWSVPTYIAEGLRWLEGEVAPPAEPDDDGQEEQAVGDPAVAAVVA, via the coding sequence ATGCACCTAAAGAAGCTGGCCGTGCGCAATTTTCGCCGACTGCGCGACGTCATGATCGATCTTGCTTCGGACATCTCGATTTTCGTCGGTGCGAACAACAGCGGGAAGACTTCAGTCGGCCATGTGCTCCAGCTCTTTACTGAGCGAGGAAGGTTCAGTGTCTATGATTTCAGCGCCGACCAGTGGCCGCAGATCGTAGCGTACGGCGAGGGCGATGCCAATGCGCGCTTGCCAACGATCGAGGTCGATATCTGGCTGGAGATCAGCGCTGACGACATCCACCGTGTGGTTGATCTGCTGCCCAGCTTGGCATGGGAAGGTTCGCTGGTTGGGATGAGGGTGGTGTTCGCTCCCATCGATTCCGACGCGACCCGCGCGCGTTACGCCGAGGCGCGGCAACGCGCGCTCGAGGCTGTTGCTGGCGGAGAAGGTCCCGCATTCGATCCCTCGCCGCGCAATTTGCAGGACTATCTGCGCGACCGGTTGAACGACGAATATGAGCTTCGCCACTTCGTGCTCGATCCCACCCGGTTCGACGCGAACATGGTCGCGCAGCAAGATTATGACCCCATGCCCCTGACCGGGCGTGATCGCAGCGGGCGCGACATTCTCAATGGTCTGCTGCGTATCGACTTCCTGCATGCGCAGCGGCATCTTGCTGACGCGCCGGGCAGCACGCGGGCCGAGACCCTCTCGCGCGTGCTGAGCCGCTTCTACGAACGCAACCTCGAGCAGAGGGGCGAGGATCTTGCGGCGCTGCGGGCGCTCGCCGAGTCCGAGGTCTCGCTGAACGAGCATCTCGAGCAGGTGTTCGAGCCGACCTTGCAGCGTCTGGCGCAACTCGGTTATCCGGGGCTCAGCAATCCCCGGCTAGTGATCCGCTCGGCGCTCGATCCCGCATCCATCATGAGCAGTCCGCACGGCGCGCGAGTGCATTATGCGCTCGGCCCGGACGACGGCGCGCCGGAGCCGCCGACGCTGCCCGACAGCTACAACGGTCTCGGCTTCAAGAACCTGATCTTCATGGTGGTCGAACTCCTTGACCTTCACGCCCAATGGCTTGCGATCGAGGATAACAGGCCGCCTGTGCACCTTATCTTCATCGAGGAACCTGAGGCCCATCTGCACGCCCAGCTACAGCAGGCCTTCATCCGCAAGGTGATGTCCATCCTCGCCTTGGGCGCGGAGGACCGAACACACTACACAAGCCAGGTCGTCGTCACGACCCATTCAACTCACATTCTGTACGAGCGCGGTTTCCGGCCAATTCGCTACTTCCGCCGCAGCCGCGCCGAGCATGTTTCGACCTCGGCCGTGCTGAACATGTCGGTGTTCTACGATGCTACTGACCACGATGTCCGGACATTCCTTGAGCGCTATCTCAAGCTGAGCCACTGTGACCTGTTCTTCGCAGATGGCGCGGTGCTAGTGGAAGGCAATGTCGAACGGCTGCTGCTTCCACAGATGATCGCCAATGCGGCACCGCGCCTGCAGTCGACATATCTTACTGTTCTTGAGATTGGCGGCGCCTTCGGCTATCGCTTCAAAACACTGATCGAGTTTCTCGGTCTCACGGCCCTCATCATTACGGACCTAGACAGCGTCTTCGGGCCTCCGGCGCCCGCTGCTGGCGCTGTGGAGAATGGCGCGGACGCCGGCGCACCGGCGGTTGGTGATAATGGGGCGGAGCTCAAGGAAGAAGATGACGACGACGAGGACGCTGAAGCTGGCGCCGGAGCAGAAGGCAAGCCGGGCAAGGTATGCGTCGCGAGTCATCCCGGCGCTGTGACCTCCAACCAGACCTTGCGGCAATGGCTGCCGAGATGCGGCACGGTGGCCATGCTTTGGGAGGCTACAGACGACCAGAAGACGCAGGCACGGAGCGAGAACAGCGAGGCGATCGTGCGCGTCGCCTATCAGTGCCGCACAAATGTGACATGGGCAGGTGAAACACAAGCGTTGGCCGGTCGCACGCTCGAAGAGGCATTCGCGCTCGAGAACCTCGCCTGGTGCCAAGATATCGCGCGCAAGCCGCTGCAGCTTCGCATCGCTAGGTCCGACAACAAGGACCTAGCTGAGCTAACCCGCCGAATTCATCGGCGGGTCCAGGCGAAGAGCTTCAGCAAGACCGATTTCGCCTTGGCTCTGTTGGCCGAGGATCCGACGCAATGGTCGGTGCCGACCTATATCGCCGAAGGGCTGCGCTGGCTCGAGGGCGAGGTCGCCCCACCGGCCGAGCCCGATGACGACGGTCAAGAGGAGCAGGCGGTTGGTGATCCGGCCGTCGCCGCGGTGGTGGCATGA
- a CDS encoding ATP-binding protein, with the protein MQVDIVGRIRNLQLPVTQPLIPLFECLVNSIEAIEDSGAGDGRIDVYLEREARQVALAGNEETALAAIRDITIVDNGAGFNDGNVRAFFLSDSTRKATRGNKGIGRFTWLKVFNQAAIDSTYCQDDDHWMRRTFRFVVTTEGVEGEEVDEAEVKERRTSVKLTSLRAEYEKHFPKSLETIAHKVIDHLLIHFVGGRCPQIFLHDADGQSCNLNYIFAEEAKERAQEVTFELKGHNFKVTVLRYQSSAAKNHTISYCANQREVLEWKASKAIPDLQGRLTDDQGEQFVFRTYVVAPYLDAKVSAERTAFMFLQEADLDFPGEMTREELDAEVVKALKQVAEPYTTQLREEKRQLIENFIQQDAPQYRFQLQERYRDKLERIPANVSKDQLDIELYKTQKDIELEHRQRAADIRKGPLDTVAGSPEYAALYQQFLDEENELGKAALAKYVVHRRTILEMLEAALKVQESGSYAREDLVHSLIYPMQADSEDVEFSRQNLWVVDERLAYHSYLASDLPMTRLRAVNATGGDEPDLAIFNTARAFSETKSPYQSVVVVEFKRPERNEYPAKDENPVEQVLRYVRKIKEGQAKDKDGKTINVGSIPFYAYILCSLTPRIKAIADNHDFVKTPDNEGFFKYHQAQGCYIEIVSYDKVLTDAKKRNRAFFERLQIPIN; encoded by the coding sequence ATGCAGGTAGACATCGTCGGACGGATACGCAACCTCCAGTTGCCTGTTACCCAGCCGCTCATCCCGCTCTTCGAGTGCCTAGTGAACTCCATTGAGGCTATCGAGGATAGCGGCGCCGGCGATGGCCGTATCGACGTGTATCTTGAGCGAGAGGCCCGTCAGGTGGCATTGGCCGGCAACGAGGAAACAGCGCTGGCAGCTATCCGGGACATCACCATCGTCGATAACGGCGCTGGTTTCAACGACGGCAACGTTCGCGCGTTTTTCCTCTCCGACTCGACCCGCAAGGCAACCCGAGGCAACAAGGGCATTGGCCGCTTCACCTGGCTCAAGGTATTCAACCAAGCCGCTATCGACAGCACCTACTGCCAAGATGACGACCACTGGATGCGCCGAACCTTCCGGTTCGTCGTGACGACGGAAGGAGTCGAGGGAGAGGAGGTCGACGAAGCCGAGGTGAAGGAACGGCGGACCTCGGTGAAGCTCACCAGCTTGCGTGCCGAATACGAAAAGCACTTTCCTAAGTCGCTTGAGACCATCGCCCACAAGGTCATCGACCACCTGCTCATCCACTTCGTGGGCGGTCGCTGTCCGCAAATCTTTCTCCACGACGCCGACGGGCAGTCGTGCAACCTGAACTACATCTTTGCCGAGGAAGCGAAGGAGCGGGCACAGGAGGTGACGTTCGAGCTCAAGGGCCATAACTTCAAGGTGACCGTCCTGCGTTACCAGTCCAGCGCGGCCAAGAACCACACCATCTCGTATTGCGCGAACCAGCGTGAGGTGCTGGAGTGGAAGGCGAGCAAGGCAATACCCGACCTGCAGGGGCGCCTCACCGACGACCAGGGCGAGCAGTTCGTCTTCCGCACCTACGTCGTCGCCCCGTACCTTGACGCCAAGGTCAGCGCTGAGCGCACGGCCTTTATGTTTCTGCAGGAAGCCGACCTGGATTTCCCGGGAGAGATGACGCGCGAAGAGCTTGATGCCGAGGTCGTGAAGGCGCTCAAGCAGGTCGCCGAGCCGTACACGACGCAGCTGCGCGAGGAGAAGCGTCAGCTTATCGAAAACTTCATTCAGCAGGACGCACCGCAGTACCGGTTCCAGCTGCAAGAGCGCTATCGAGACAAGCTGGAACGCATTCCAGCCAACGTGTCGAAAGACCAGCTCGACATCGAGCTATACAAGACGCAGAAGGACATTGAGTTGGAGCACCGGCAGCGCGCGGCGGATATCAGGAAGGGGCCGCTCGATACTGTGGCTGGTTCGCCTGAGTACGCGGCCCTGTATCAGCAATTCCTCGACGAGGAGAATGAGCTCGGGAAGGCTGCCCTTGCCAAGTACGTTGTCCATCGGCGCACCATCTTGGAAATGCTGGAAGCCGCGCTCAAGGTACAAGAGTCGGGGTCCTACGCACGCGAGGACCTCGTGCACAGCCTCATCTATCCGATGCAGGCTGACTCCGAAGATGTCGAATTCTCTCGGCAGAACCTGTGGGTCGTTGACGAGCGCCTGGCCTACCACTCGTATCTGGCGTCCGATCTTCCGATGACGCGGCTGAGAGCAGTGAATGCCACCGGCGGCGATGAGCCCGACCTGGCCATCTTCAATACGGCGCGGGCCTTCTCTGAGACGAAGAGCCCGTACCAGTCGGTGGTTGTCGTCGAGTTTAAGCGGCCCGAGCGCAACGAGTACCCGGCAAAGGACGAGAACCCGGTGGAGCAAGTTCTCCGCTACGTCAGAAAAATTAAGGAAGGGCAGGCCAAGGACAAGGATGGCAAGACCATTAACGTTGGCTCCATCCCGTTCTATGCATACATCCTCTGCAGTCTGACGCCTCGCATCAAGGCCATTGCCGACAACCACGACTTTGTTAAAACGCCAGACAATGAAGGCTTCTTCAAGTATCACCAGGCCCAGGGTTGCTACATAGAAATCGTGTCTTACGACAAGGTCCTTACCGATGCAAAGAAGCGCAACCGCGCGTTCTTTGAGCGCCTGCAAATACCTATCAATTGA
- a CDS encoding helix-turn-helix domain-containing protein codes for MHKTDMDQLAGVVGRAIARQRIAAELTQEQVAERLGIGNEAVSRMERGVVMPTIGRLAELADIFQCETADLLTEASNRASDQAHHLTRLLSRVSSGDRAMLVDMVEKLAARLGSRRADTGRH; via the coding sequence ATGCACAAGACAGACATGGACCAGCTTGCCGGCGTGGTGGGACGGGCGATCGCAAGACAGCGCATCGCCGCGGAGCTGACGCAGGAGCAGGTCGCGGAACGACTGGGGATCGGTAACGAGGCGGTGTCCCGCATGGAGCGGGGCGTCGTCATGCCGACCATCGGCAGGCTTGCCGAGTTGGCGGACATCTTTCAGTGCGAGACGGCCGATCTCCTGACCGAAGCCAGCAACCGCGCCAGCGACCAGGCCCACCACCTAACCCGCCTGCTTTCCAGAGTCAGCAGCGGAGACCGCGCCATGCTGGTGGATATGGTCGAGAAGCTGGCGGCCCGGCTCGGTAGTCGTCGGGCCGACACCGGGCGTCATTGA
- a CDS encoding ribbon-helix-helix protein, CopG family, with translation MTIEVNETLVRITEYWGETPSSRERRWLWAWLKYFFPGRPVLLMRPGASPVESIVHVKPLILDSDCDTELEQLLRQQVASIQTLRAGRFFNQAEDFDWVGTEHRQLCWLINHTHNLLRIRVPDAEARFSKRDYLICLIDLVLASLLDKKNYLDRLHQSWLRHLRDTSYLNWFSDDDEPGRCDFAWQVLDTRMQYTLLDSIQLNPVIGQEFRKYPGGTGLKCYFDSLQVSDFEKQSHVAHIKKLWSQRKYRKKQEKNKIRQRNFVLPDATIKNLDKLAKGLGVSRTQVLERLIELAVRHGMPGALADPGTTFDLPGDY, from the coding sequence ATGACTATCGAAGTGAACGAGACATTAGTGCGAATTACAGAATATTGGGGGGAAACGCCTTCCTCGCGAGAGAGACGATGGCTTTGGGCTTGGTTGAAATATTTTTTCCCTGGCCGGCCAGTTCTGCTCATGAGGCCGGGTGCGTCGCCAGTTGAGTCGATCGTCCATGTCAAACCGCTGATTTTGGATAGCGATTGCGATACTGAGCTTGAACAATTGCTGAGGCAGCAAGTCGCATCTATCCAGACGCTGCGTGCCGGAAGATTTTTTAATCAAGCGGAGGATTTTGATTGGGTAGGCACCGAGCACCGGCAACTCTGCTGGCTCATTAACCACACCCACAACTTACTGAGAATTAGAGTACCAGATGCCGAGGCACGTTTTAGCAAGCGAGATTATCTCATTTGCCTAATTGATCTTGTCCTAGCCTCTTTGCTTGACAAGAAGAACTATCTCGATAGACTTCATCAATCGTGGCTTCGACATTTGCGGGATACGTCCTATCTGAATTGGTTTAGCGATGATGACGAACCGGGGCGATGCGATTTTGCATGGCAAGTTCTTGATACCCGAATGCAATACACGCTACTAGACTCAATTCAACTAAATCCCGTCATTGGCCAGGAATTCAGAAAATACCCCGGCGGCACGGGATTGAAATGCTATTTCGATTCGCTTCAGGTTTCTGATTTTGAGAAGCAAAGTCACGTAGCTCACATCAAAAAACTCTGGAGCCAGCGAAAATACCGTAAGAAACAGGAAAAGAATAAAATTCGTCAGAGGAATTTTGTTCTGCCTGATGCAACCATTAAGAATCTGGACAAGCTAGCCAAAGGGCTTGGCGTATCTCGTACCCAGGTCCTAGAGAGGTTAATCGAACTCGCCGTCAGACACGGCATGCCCGGTGCGCTAGCAGATCCAGGCACAACCTTCGATTTGCCCGGGGATTACTGA
- a CDS encoding reverse transcriptase domain-containing protein: MAYRKAKVDLYYSSHASIAAIADYEDKLHANLIALLAKIHGDDESWVTQPEFIGSWTLATKSVDMSCWDRYREQHGNGMIFSSPADEWANACHLLAEGDEPQRPKAEFRVMAQCSVDFHVLSALWMLEVGHLFDAELSGCAFGNRLRRTQDGRGINKLSLGSFQPYLKPFRDWRDKGIATMRSALDAGKKIVALTADVSSFYHELNPGFMLNPAFVTGVLGLELAAHQAKLHRMFIQALLAWAAATPLKKGLPVGLPASAVVANVALAELDRIVEQQCAPLYYGRYVDDILLVMENAAGFRSTSELWEWLFARSRGKLGWVAQSEHKQIGFEPDYLSDSRIHFANAKNKVFLLAGEPGKTLVDAIAHQIHERASEWRAMPRLPLSASHVGTDLLAATQSDGEAADNLRKTDALTMRRAGFAIKLRDFEAYERDLTPDAWREHRQAFFRAFVQHVLVLPQFFDLAVYLPRVIRLATACEDFEALRKILRALEQLCKQVKQNCALGVKACPAEHVPLGNELMARWQSQLYTTVRESISAAFPPRLSKAGQQAWQAHMADYLPVLDVDVLLNWFLSPKGFQAEQARLFSFDLAHMPFRFIGLPSEMVAQRGIPAKKTATHCANAADLLPDNVIKGSQILAKLTRFKNLPHGLLFASRPYNLPELFILNKAAYEASEHAAMKAVVLAVRGFNLGEAAPSFDKHGVLQIPDDQPQRRYGIAVSSWKTRMASWTAAVMRMPDPDAERYARLCRLLDGVIAQPQHSRYLVLPELALPAHWFIRIARKLQGRGISLITGIEYLHASKARVRNQVWAALSHDGLGFPSLMIYRQDKQRPALHEEQELTRLAKLELKPDKAWQTPPILQHGDLRFALLVCSELTNISYRAALRGKVDALFVPEWNQDTETFNALVESAALDVHAYIIQCNDRQYGDSRIRAPFKESWQRDLLRVKGGVTDYCVIGEIDVQALRQFQSSHRSPTKPFKPVPDGFEIAFDRKVLPAEEG; the protein is encoded by the coding sequence TTGGCCTACCGCAAAGCCAAAGTTGACTTGTACTACTCATCCCATGCTTCGATCGCAGCGATTGCAGACTATGAGGACAAGCTGCACGCCAACCTGATAGCCCTACTCGCCAAGATTCATGGTGACGATGAGTCTTGGGTAACACAACCCGAGTTCATCGGCAGTTGGACCTTGGCTACCAAGTCTGTGGACATGTCATGCTGGGATCGGTACCGCGAGCAGCACGGGAACGGCATGATTTTTTCCTCTCCGGCGGACGAATGGGCAAATGCCTGCCACCTGCTGGCAGAAGGCGACGAGCCTCAAAGGCCCAAAGCCGAGTTTCGGGTGATGGCGCAATGCAGCGTGGACTTTCATGTGCTGTCCGCGCTGTGGATGCTGGAGGTAGGCCACCTGTTCGATGCCGAGCTGAGCGGCTGCGCTTTTGGCAATCGTCTACGCCGCACCCAAGACGGAAGGGGCATCAACAAGCTCTCTCTCGGCTCTTTCCAGCCTTATCTCAAGCCTTTCCGCGACTGGCGCGACAAGGGCATCGCAACCATGCGAAGCGCACTGGATGCCGGCAAGAAGATCGTGGCGCTCACCGCGGATGTCAGCTCCTTCTATCACGAGCTGAACCCCGGCTTCATGCTCAATCCGGCTTTCGTCACGGGTGTGCTGGGACTGGAACTGGCCGCCCATCAGGCCAAGCTCCATCGCATGTTCATTCAGGCCTTACTGGCTTGGGCAGCGGCGACACCCTTGAAGAAAGGATTGCCGGTCGGGCTACCTGCCTCAGCAGTCGTGGCGAATGTCGCGCTTGCGGAGCTGGACCGAATCGTCGAGCAGCAGTGTGCGCCTCTGTATTACGGCCGTTATGTGGACGACATCCTGTTGGTCATGGAGAACGCTGCAGGTTTTCGCTCAACGTCCGAGCTCTGGGAGTGGCTGTTCGCGCGTTCTCGCGGCAAGTTGGGCTGGGTGGCGCAATCTGAGCACAAACAGATTGGCTTTGAGCCGGACTATCTGAGCGACAGCCGCATCCATTTTGCCAACGCGAAGAACAAGGTATTTCTACTGGCGGGAGAACCGGGCAAGACACTGGTGGACGCAATTGCCCACCAGATCCATGAGCGTGCCAGCGAATGGCGCGCCATGCCCAGATTGCCGCTATCCGCCAGCCACGTTGGCACTGACTTGCTCGCCGCAACGCAAAGCGACGGCGAGGCCGCCGACAACCTGCGCAAGACCGATGCCTTGACGATGCGCCGCGCCGGCTTTGCCATCAAGCTGCGGGACTTCGAAGCCTACGAGCGTGATCTGACGCCGGACGCTTGGCGAGAACATCGCCAAGCCTTCTTCCGCGCGTTTGTCCAGCATGTACTGGTGCTACCGCAGTTTTTTGATCTGGCGGTTTACTTGCCACGGGTTATTCGCCTAGCAACGGCGTGCGAAGACTTTGAAGCTCTGCGCAAGATCCTGCGTGCGCTCGAACAACTCTGCAAGCAAGTAAAGCAAAACTGCGCGCTCGGTGTTAAGGCCTGCCCTGCAGAGCACGTGCCGCTCGGCAATGAGCTGATGGCCCGCTGGCAAAGCCAGCTTTACACGACCGTGCGAGAAAGCATCAGCGCGGCTTTTCCACCGCGATTGTCCAAGGCCGGCCAGCAAGCATGGCAAGCGCACATGGCGGACTATCTGCCGGTTCTGGATGTCGATGTCCTCCTGAACTGGTTCTTGTCCCCCAAAGGCTTTCAAGCCGAGCAAGCGCGCCTGTTTTCGTTCGACCTGGCGCACATGCCTTTCCGCTTCATCGGCCTACCCAGCGAGATGGTGGCCCAGCGCGGCATTCCGGCCAAGAAGACAGCCACACACTGCGCCAACGCGGCAGACTTGCTGCCCGACAACGTGATCAAAGGTAGCCAAATACTTGCCAAGTTGACCCGGTTCAAAAACCTCCCGCATGGGTTGCTGTTTGCCTCCCGCCCATACAACCTGCCTGAGCTGTTCATTCTGAACAAGGCAGCCTATGAGGCCTCGGAGCATGCTGCCATGAAAGCGGTGGTTCTTGCGGTGCGTGGCTTCAACCTGGGCGAGGCTGCACCCAGCTTCGATAAGCATGGCGTGCTGCAGATTCCGGATGACCAGCCGCAGCGCCGATATGGCATTGCCGTGTCCAGTTGGAAAACACGCATGGCGAGCTGGACGGCGGCGGTCATGCGGATGCCTGACCCCGACGCCGAGCGCTATGCACGCCTGTGTCGATTGCTCGACGGGGTGATTGCCCAGCCGCAGCACAGCCGTTACCTCGTACTGCCCGAGCTTGCCCTGCCCGCACACTGGTTCATCCGCATCGCCCGCAAGTTGCAGGGGCGTGGTATATCGCTGATCACCGGCATCGAATACCTGCACGCCAGCAAGGCGCGGGTGCGCAATCAGGTGTGGGCCGCACTGTCGCACGACGGCCTCGGATTCCCCTCGCTGATGATTTACCGGCAGGACAAGCAGCGACCAGCATTGCACGAGGAGCAAGAGCTAACGCGCCTGGCCAAACTAGAGCTAAAGCCTGACAAGGCTTGGCAGACACCGCCAATCCTGCAGCATGGCGATCTGCGTTTTGCGCTGCTGGTCTGCAGCGAATTGACCAACATCAGTTACCGTGCCGCCTTGCGCGGCAAAGTGGACGCCCTGTTTGTGCCGGAGTGGAACCAGGATACCGAAACCTTCAACGCCCTGGTGGAATCGGCGGCACTGGACGTGCATGCTTACATCATTCAGTGCAACGACCGCCAATACGGCGACAGCCGCATACGCGCCCCGTTCAAAGAGAGTTGGCAACGTGACCTGCTTCGAGTCAAAGGGGGCGTGACTGACTATTGTGTGATCGGTGAAATCGACGTGCAGGCACTACGACAGTTTCAGAGCAGCCACCGGTCTCCAACCAAGCCATTCAAACCGGTGCCAGATGGATTTGAGATTGCGTTTGACCGGAAAGTGTTGCCGGCGGAGGAGGGGTGA